The proteins below are encoded in one region of Ferruginibacter lapsinanis:
- a CDS encoding recombinase family protein, whose product MKKAKYIRCSTVEQNTSRQEVNSSEFSKIYIDRCSGTIGLKERKEGRRLIKDIEAGQIDELHVVSICRLGRSIIELLNNVEFFTAHRVNLYVENIGMYSMINGKPNPTFKMIVSVLGNVAEMERLGILEKQRMGIELAKAQGKYKGRLYGTKMSDNELLEKYKKTVKELKAGQSLRRAAALGECSLSTAHRISKLIAA is encoded by the coding sequence ATGAAAAAAGCAAAGTATATACGTTGTAGCACTGTTGAACAGAACACTTCTAGACAAGAAGTAAATTCTTCTGAGTTCTCTAAAATCTATATAGACCGATGTAGTGGCACTATTGGATTAAAAGAGCGAAAAGAAGGCCGAAGGTTAATCAAAGATATTGAAGCTGGACAGATAGATGAATTACATGTGGTTAGTATATGCCGCTTAGGAAGGTCTATAATTGAATTACTTAACAATGTAGAATTTTTTACAGCTCACAGAGTCAATCTTTATGTGGAAAATATTGGTATGTACAGCATGATTAATGGAAAGCCGAATCCGACCTTTAAAATGATAGTTAGTGTATTAGGTAATGTCGCTGAGATGGAGCGGTTGGGTATACTTGAAAAACAACGTATGGGTATTGAACTAGCCAAGGCTCAGGGTAAATATAAAGGCCGCTTATATGGTACTAAAATGAGCGACAATGAACTTTTAGAAAAATACAAGAAAACAGTTAAGGAGTTAAAGGCTGGTCAATCTTTGAGAAGAGCTGCTGCTCTTGGGGAATGTAGTCTATCAACAGCACATCGAATCAGTAAACTTATTGCCGCCTAA
- a CDS encoding DNA cytosine methyltransferase, with the protein MEIVDLFSGCGGMSLGFQNAGYSITAAFDNWAPAVKVYKDNFNHPIYDTDLSDDSALEQIIGFNPQMIIGGPPCQDFSSAGKRDESLGRADLTLRFANIISQSLPEWFVMENVELIKKSRILKEALSIFKNSGYGLSQQVLDASYCGVPQARKRFFIVGHLNSEDGFLNPYFDANQTQTQMTVFDFLGNSLGLEHYYRHPRSYSRRGIFSIHEPSPTIRGVNRPIPKNYVRHAGDPVEVSPMIRPLTTLERSYIQTFPTTFIFNGTKTELEQIIGNAVPVNLGEFVANCINQYIRDRDNDNVRTNSHLLFAT; encoded by the coding sequence ATGGAAATAGTAGATTTATTCTCTGGATGCGGTGGCATGTCTTTAGGGTTTCAGAATGCAGGATATTCAATAACTGCAGCATTTGATAATTGGGCCCCTGCTGTGAAAGTATATAAAGATAACTTTAACCACCCCATCTATGATACAGATTTATCAGATGACAGTGCATTAGAACAAATTATTGGATTTAATCCTCAAATGATAATTGGTGGTCCTCCATGTCAGGATTTTTCAAGTGCTGGTAAAAGAGATGAATCCTTAGGACGAGCTGACTTAACACTTAGATTTGCTAATATCATTTCTCAAAGCTTGCCAGAATGGTTTGTTATGGAAAATGTCGAACTGATTAAGAAAAGCCGAATCTTGAAAGAAGCGTTATCTATATTCAAAAACTCTGGTTATGGTCTTTCTCAGCAAGTTCTTGATGCAAGTTATTGTGGAGTACCTCAAGCAAGAAAGCGTTTTTTTATAGTAGGTCATTTAAATTCAGAAGATGGTTTTTTAAATCCATACTTTGATGCAAATCAAACACAAACGCAAATGACTGTATTTGATTTTTTAGGTAATTCATTAGGCCTAGAACATTACTATCGTCATCCTAGAAGCTATTCGAGAAGGGGAATATTTAGTATTCATGAACCCAGTCCAACTATCCGTGGTGTTAACAGACCTATCCCCAAAAACTATGTTAGACATGCTGGGGACCCAGTAGAGGTTAGCCCTATGATTAGACCCTTAACTACTCTTGAAAGAAGTTACATTCAAACCTTTCCAACAACCTTTATATTTAACGGTACTAAGACCGAATTAGAACAGATTATCGGGAATGCCGTTCCTGTAAACCTAGGTGAATTTGTTGCTAATTGTATTAATCAATACATAAGGGATAGGGACAATGATAATGTCAGAACAAATAGCCATTTATTATTTGCAACATAA
- a CDS encoding HindVP family restriction endonuclease: MEQNPGLFGITYSNRDFTQSDTWGKNQFNSSFPAALTNYLSSRKFENIYLILDKELQVQHTKISTNALFGISPTSDDLFFSFESPYTPYQQLVIGHLPRVDLVTQQRSNGQVLRPLEIKLTALPDNSTCDLKDDYFSSEIVIRPDTIVYLACSIASNFKDNYGDLKKLIGTDFDIIEDWSDGTKVWPHIHKMISAIDRIILSMLEQQEPILMQPIWKTEGKSPQLAENCLDVFVWSNFAFAQLFVDVARGELNEVTRITRQIRTIIWLFKMLYDFGNDGQFNHSKIIDELSYNTKNDKAFSVSGRITHRFLTCDELTNPRISKSEIKNIILGGGQLLLSPERRFDAIIYNSPELFN, translated from the coding sequence ATGGAACAAAACCCAGGGTTATTTGGTATTACTTATTCAAATAGAGACTTTACTCAATCGGATACATGGGGCAAAAATCAATTCAACTCGTCCTTTCCAGCAGCCTTAACGAATTATCTTAGTTCCAGAAAATTTGAAAATATATATTTGATTCTTGACAAAGAGTTACAAGTTCAGCATACTAAAATTAGCACTAATGCTCTCTTTGGTATTTCACCAACTTCCGATGACCTTTTTTTCTCATTTGAAAGTCCCTATACACCATACCAACAATTGGTTATTGGACACCTTCCACGAGTAGATTTGGTAACACAACAAAGAAGTAATGGGCAAGTTTTACGACCATTAGAAATAAAATTAACAGCACTCCCAGATAATTCTACCTGTGATTTGAAGGATGACTATTTTAGTAGCGAAATTGTTATTAGACCAGATACTATTGTTTATTTAGCATGTAGTATTGCCTCTAACTTTAAGGACAATTATGGCGACTTGAAAAAACTGATTGGCACTGACTTCGACATAATAGAAGATTGGTCTGATGGTACAAAAGTCTGGCCTCACATACACAAAATGATTTCTGCAATTGATAGAATTATTCTTTCAATGTTGGAACAACAAGAACCGATTTTGATGCAACCAATTTGGAAAACGGAAGGCAAATCGCCGCAATTGGCTGAGAATTGTCTTGATGTATTTGTTTGGTCCAATTTTGCATTTGCACAGCTTTTTGTAGACGTGGCTCGTGGTGAACTAAATGAAGTAACTAGAATAACTCGTCAAATTAGAACTATCATTTGGCTTTTTAAAATGTTATATGATTTCGGTAATGATGGACAATTTAACCACTCAAAAATCATTGATGAGTTATCTTATAACACTAAGAACGATAAAGCATTTTCAGTTAGCGGTCGCATTACTCATCGCTTTTTAACTTGTGATGAACTTACTAATCCGAGAATTTCAAAAAGTGAAATCAAGAATATAATTCTTGGTGGTGGTCAACTCTTGTTAAGCCCTGAAAGAAGATTTGATGCAATAATTTATAACTCACCAGAACTTTTTAACTAA
- a CDS encoding ATP-dependent nuclease translates to MKIKQIVIRNYKSIHHIDLNCSDKINAFIGENSVGKSNIFNAINWCLGPIYPSFNATQPQDHFMGLESNEIKISLMFDDGKYLQLAEKWMYNERFEKSGLNLSSNYVTDIERQKYCSAYLGVDRSILDYSPSNRWSLMGRILQDINQMFKEEEIIDGDSGEVTKKTDLFKTEIEKIRDNILFTVEDQHGVQVMKKFIKILQVETAKQLNKPEDELKIDLNLYDPWNFFRTLQLIICENDTNLSFQASNLGMGVQASISIAILKAYSQIKLKNSTPIFIDEPELFLHPQAQRNFYKVLSELAESGTQIFFTTHSPDFLNVGRFNEIFIVRKSVDKGTYIRCSKPIDFAQDLNLRKGFQPSEEDILLHYKNAYEETGDTQKANEAFFAKKIILVEGQSESLILPFLFDKIEYDYISKGITIVRCGNKNELDRFYRLYTEFGIPCFVIFDGDIQHVGTQDEQATIEKNKVLLALFGLENDYPDNNVHDCFLGFTKTLNDNLGVVTSKKGLELFKFVKGKIDKSNVPSWVVEVSQKIDGLTDNVPSVLLKPLATV, encoded by the coding sequence ATGAAAATCAAACAAATTGTTATAAGAAATTATAAAAGCATTCATCATATAGATTTGAATTGCTCGGATAAAATAAATGCTTTTATTGGAGAAAATAGCGTTGGGAAAAGCAATATTTTCAATGCAATAAATTGGTGTTTAGGTCCAATCTATCCTTCATTTAATGCTACTCAACCTCAAGACCATTTTATGGGTCTGGAATCTAATGAAATCAAAATTTCATTAATGTTTGATGACGGTAAATATTTACAGTTGGCCGAAAAATGGATGTATAATGAAAGGTTCGAAAAGTCAGGATTAAACTTATCCTCAAATTATGTAACAGATATTGAAAGACAAAAATATTGCTCCGCTTATTTAGGAGTAGATAGGTCTATATTAGATTATTCACCTTCAAATAGATGGTCTTTAATGGGTCGAATATTGCAGGACATTAACCAAATGTTTAAAGAAGAAGAAATTATTGATGGTGATTCAGGAGAAGTAACCAAAAAGACAGATTTGTTTAAAACAGAAATAGAAAAAATAAGAGACAATATATTGTTCACAGTAGAAGACCAGCATGGTGTGCAGGTAATGAAAAAATTTATAAAAATATTACAGGTAGAAACAGCTAAGCAACTCAATAAACCTGAAGATGAATTAAAAATAGATTTGAATTTATATGACCCATGGAATTTCTTTAGAACTTTGCAGCTTATCATCTGTGAGAATGACACAAATCTTTCTTTTCAAGCTTCGAACTTAGGGATGGGAGTTCAAGCTTCTATTTCGATAGCTATTTTAAAAGCATATTCTCAAATAAAATTAAAAAATAGCACTCCCATTTTTATTGATGAACCTGAATTGTTTTTACATCCACAAGCGCAAAGAAATTTTTATAAAGTTTTATCTGAGTTAGCAGAGAGTGGAACTCAAATATTTTTTACAACTCATTCACCAGATTTTTTAAACGTTGGAAGGTTTAATGAAATATTTATTGTAAGAAAAAGTGTTGATAAAGGGACGTATATAAGGTGTTCAAAGCCCATAGATTTTGCGCAGGATTTGAACTTAAGAAAGGGATTTCAACCTTCAGAAGAAGATATATTACTTCATTATAAGAATGCTTATGAAGAAACTGGAGATACACAAAAAGCGAACGAAGCTTTCTTCGCTAAAAAAATAATTCTTGTTGAAGGACAAAGCGAATCTCTAATTTTACCTTTTCTTTTTGATAAAATTGAGTATGATTATATAAGCAAGGGTATCACAATAGTTAGATGTGGGAATAAAAATGAGTTAGATAGATTTTATAGATTATATACTGAATTTGGGATTCCGTGTTTTGTAATATTCGATGGCGACATTCAGCATGTAGGAACACAAGATGAACAAGCTACCATTGAAAAGAATAAAGTATTGTTGGCTTTATTTGGATTAGAAAATGATTATCCTGACAATAACGTACATGATTGTTTTCTGGGCTTCACTAAAACTTTAAATGACAATTTAGGTGTTGTAACATCAAAGAAAGGGTTAGAATTATTTAAATTCGTAAAAGGTAAAATTGATAAGTCAAATGTTCCATCTTGGGTCGTAGAAGTAAGTCAGAAAATTGATGGGCTAACTGATAACGTTCCTTCTGTTTTATTAAAACCTCTAGCTACGGTTTAA
- a CDS encoding DNA-processing protein DprA: MISIVELLAISSIAGIGDQTLRRIIKSNLSIRELKNIDNTSLSQIFNNQKSLEGFLEQYENARESAEDNLMSFETQGIQVLHYYSEDYPPLLRLIDDFPIFLFCKGNTKLLKNTKNVAVIGTRECSEVGSRIARNTASYFAEHKYTIVSGLAKGIDAIGHKAALDANGKTIAVLIDVAKIYPKENTELANRILSNDGLLISENRPGSFQGKNAFVLRDRIQSGLSLAIFPIETDIVGGTMHTVKYATKQQRYIFVPNVYNDLIRNQYEISVGFSFGKIQGIRHLIDTKQAIPYIKDDYKLMEDRLMNLETTLLNDHIFKNPTLVKANESIVEKNEVTVNNQQPDLIISEPTEIEVNLGHEEKELIKTDKKQELKVAIFEIKNRESQLSGILDTISKQLSDCKQEYKDLTKLLKSFEKEYKELLEDTKTKSTKKKKPSSSSTNNPKLFTNESL; encoded by the coding sequence ATGATTTCAATAGTTGAATTATTAGCTATAAGTTCCATTGCTGGAATTGGAGACCAAACTTTGCGTAGAATAATTAAGAGTAATCTCTCAATAAGGGAATTAAAAAATATCGACAATACAAGTTTAAGCCAAATATTTAATAATCAAAAATCTTTGGAGGGTTTTCTTGAGCAATATGAAAATGCTAGAGAAAGTGCCGAGGATAATTTAATGAGCTTTGAAACACAAGGAATACAAGTACTACATTATTATAGTGAAGATTATCCTCCCTTACTGAGACTAATAGACGATTTTCCTATTTTCCTATTTTGCAAAGGGAATACTAAATTGCTGAAAAACACCAAGAACGTGGCGGTAATAGGAACTCGTGAATGCTCGGAAGTTGGAAGTAGAATTGCTCGTAATACTGCATCGTATTTTGCAGAACATAAATATACTATAGTAAGCGGATTGGCAAAAGGAATAGATGCCATTGGTCATAAGGCTGCTCTAGATGCGAATGGGAAAACTATTGCTGTTTTAATTGATGTGGCGAAAATTTACCCTAAGGAAAATACTGAATTAGCGAATAGGATATTATCGAACGATGGCTTGCTAATTTCTGAGAATAGACCAGGGTCTTTTCAAGGAAAAAACGCTTTTGTATTACGTGACAGAATACAAAGTGGTCTATCTCTTGCAATATTCCCAATTGAAACGGATATTGTTGGGGGCACTATGCATACCGTTAAGTACGCAACCAAGCAACAGCGATATATTTTTGTTCCGAATGTATACAATGATTTAATTAGAAATCAATACGAAATTTCTGTAGGTTTTAGTTTTGGTAAAATTCAGGGTATACGACATTTAATAGACACCAAGCAAGCTATACCTTATATAAAAGATGACTATAAATTAATGGAGGACAGATTAATGAATTTGGAAACTACATTATTAAATGACCACATATTCAAGAATCCAACCTTAGTTAAAGCTAACGAATCTATAGTAGAAAAAAATGAGGTGACTGTAAACAACCAGCAGCCAGACCTTATTATTTCTGAACCAACTGAGATTGAAGTGAACTTAGGGCATGAAGAAAAAGAATTAATTAAGACGGACAAAAAACAAGAACTTAAAGTTGCAATTTTTGAAATTAAAAATAGAGAGTCACAACTTTCTGGAATTTTAGATACTATTTCTAAACAATTAAGTGATTGCAAACAAGAATATAAAGACTTAACAAAACTTCTTAAATCTTTTGAAAAGGAATACAAGGAATTATTAGAAGATACAAAGACAAAATCTACTAAGAAGAAAAAACCTTCAAGCTCGTCTACAAATAATCCCAAACTATTCACGAACGAATCATTGTAA
- a CDS encoding HAD family hydrolase, with the protein MYKVIIFDLDQTLIDSSAIEALRANRRWPKVMQSLNLINQLEDLKKLVIKLHNASIKIGIVTNSPSTYAKGVLQHFGIPYDALVAFHDVSLRKPNPEAFNLIMKKLNVSSQDCLNVGDHDNDILAGQRANITSIGVKWHSNNYTFSTKPENIFLEPKELANFLNVKI; encoded by the coding sequence ATGTATAAAGTTATCATTTTTGACTTAGACCAGACATTAATTGATTCCTCTGCCATTGAAGCATTACGAGCAAATAGAAGATGGCCAAAAGTAATGCAAAGTTTAAATCTTATAAATCAACTAGAAGACTTAAAAAAACTTGTTATAAAATTACACAATGCAAGCATAAAAATAGGAATTGTCACCAATTCTCCAAGTACCTATGCTAAAGGGGTTTTACAACATTTTGGAATACCCTATGATGCATTAGTTGCTTTCCATGATGTTTCTTTAAGAAAACCCAATCCAGAAGCGTTTAATTTAATTATGAAAAAACTAAATGTTTCAAGCCAAGATTGTTTAAATGTAGGAGACCATGACAATGACATTTTAGCTGGACAAAGAGCAAACATAACATCAATTGGAGTTAAGTGGCATTCAAACAATTATACTTTTTCAACAAAGCCAGAAAATATTTTCCTTGAACCAAAAGAACTTGCAAACTTTTTAAATGTTAAAATATGA
- a CDS encoding phosphoribosyltransferase has protein sequence MIVEKELHPISGTNIITFLKYYPQRYIVELPYSQNRQTIYQFKDGIYQPVLKLFTDCITGLKQGNPGFDFWVGVIPASKVNANKIRYESLCQNISNTCGVHNGYELLKPIGDRNQVHVGGHRDYTQVIPSINFGDVKGKDIILLDDVMTMGKSFTLIHQHLNQLGVRSVIGVMLGKTHWPEESVIF, from the coding sequence ATGATTGTAGAAAAAGAACTCCATCCAATAAGTGGAACAAATATTATTACTTTTTTAAAATACTATCCTCAGAGATATATTGTAGAATTGCCTTATAGTCAAAATCGACAAACAATATATCAATTTAAAGATGGTATATACCAACCAGTATTAAAGTTGTTTACTGACTGTATCACTGGGTTAAAACAAGGCAATCCTGGCTTTGATTTCTGGGTAGGTGTTATACCTGCATCAAAGGTAAATGCCAACAAAATAAGGTACGAAAGCCTATGTCAAAATATTTCCAATACATGTGGTGTTCACAATGGATATGAATTATTGAAACCGATAGGCGATAGAAATCAAGTTCATGTTGGAGGGCATAGAGATTATACCCAAGTGATACCTAGCATTAATTTTGGGGATGTAAAAGGAAAAGATATAATCCTACTCGATGATGTGATGACTATGGGAAAATCATTTACATTAATACATCAACATTTAAACCAATTAGGAGTTCGTTCTGTAATTGGTGTTATGCTAGGCAAAACACATTGGCCAGAGGAATCCGTTATTTTTTAA
- a CDS encoding YifB family Mg chelatase-like AAA ATPase: MLVKTYGSAVYGVEAITIAVEVNINNQGKSDAVIVGLPDSAVKESMQRVESAIKANHFFMPRTKLVVNLAPADIKKSGTAFDLPIAIGTLGASEQLDNPEKLAEYVIMGELSLDGTVRSIKGALPIAIQAGKENFKGLIVPLQNAREAAMVNNLHVYGVTHLNEVIRFFEDESSLEPIIVNTREEFAQAQSDFEIDFSDVKGQENIKRALEIAAAGGHNAILIGPPGAGKTMLAKRLPTILPPLSLQEALETTKIHSVAGKLPENATLISKRPYRSPHHTISDVAISNAGV; this comes from the coding sequence ATGTTGGTAAAAACATATGGCAGCGCTGTTTACGGCGTAGAGGCAATTACAATTGCCGTAGAGGTAAATATTAATAACCAGGGAAAGTCTGATGCGGTAATTGTAGGTTTGCCGGATAGCGCTGTAAAAGAAAGTATGCAGCGGGTTGAAAGTGCTATAAAAGCGAATCATTTTTTTATGCCACGTACAAAACTGGTGGTCAACCTTGCCCCGGCAGATATTAAAAAAAGCGGTACTGCTTTTGATCTGCCTATTGCTATTGGAACATTAGGAGCTAGTGAGCAATTAGACAATCCGGAAAAATTAGCTGAATATGTGATCATGGGTGAATTGAGTTTAGATGGAACCGTTAGATCTATCAAAGGAGCATTACCCATTGCCATACAAGCTGGGAAGGAAAATTTTAAAGGTCTGATTGTGCCTTTGCAAAATGCAAGAGAAGCAGCTATGGTAAATAATCTGCATGTTTATGGTGTTACGCATCTGAATGAGGTGATTCGATTTTTTGAAGATGAAAGTTCTTTAGAGCCAATCATTGTAAATACGAGAGAAGAATTTGCACAGGCTCAAAGTGATTTCGAAATTGATTTTTCTGATGTAAAAGGTCAGGAAAATATTAAAAGGGCTTTGGAAATTGCAGCGGCTGGTGGGCATAATGCTATTCTGATTGGTCCGCCAGGTGCAGGTAAAACGATGTTGGCTAAGCGTTTGCCAACGATATTACCACCGTTGTCTTTACAGGAAGCATTGGAAACAACAAAGATCCATTCTGTTGCCGGAAAACTTCCTGAGAATGCAACACTGATATCAAAACGTCCTTACAGAAGTCCACATCATACAATATCAGATGTAGCTATATCTAATGCGGGGGTATGA
- a CDS encoding MutS-related protein codes for MEIDNTTLTDLSIMNVGEDMSIFSKLDFCKTVPGRGRMYENFNTPLQSIKEITSIQDTLKVIIKSEHLWPTQISNGSIMVVQKFYQATIDEIPSDPSALSVYGYKLFHGPDFHLVKYSVQHAFDFIKGMQLLVMHFLKDDTPSPLKNILMQAKELIDKQQFLIIEKNEKPAILTLGQQLHLAHFIRYNYKQNMLALLDMYFQLDAWYGMAMAVKQHGLVFPVFVPGDQPVVKATGLYHLLLEKPVSYDIVLSPESNFIFLTGANMAGKSTFIKSVGSAVFLAHIGMGVPAQQLELSLFDGLLSNINVVDNLIKGESYFYNEVQRIKATINKVTDKRKWLILIDELFKGTNVEDAMKCSSVVIEGLLKIKNSLFILSTHLYEIGEGLKKYPNINFNYFETAVTDSQLHFSYQLKKGISNDRLGYLILKKEGVVDMLDKLS; via the coding sequence ATGGAGATTGACAACACAACACTTACTGATCTTTCAATAATGAATGTAGGAGAAGATATGTCTATTTTCTCCAAACTGGATTTTTGTAAAACAGTACCCGGAAGAGGTAGGATGTATGAAAACTTTAATACTCCTTTACAATCGATTAAAGAAATTACAAGTATTCAAGATACCTTAAAAGTAATTATTAAAAGCGAACATTTATGGCCAACACAAATAAGCAATGGTTCAATAATGGTGGTTCAGAAATTTTATCAGGCAACGATTGATGAAATTCCCTCTGATCCGTCAGCTTTGAGTGTATATGGATATAAATTATTTCATGGTCCCGATTTTCACCTGGTGAAATATTCTGTGCAGCATGCATTTGATTTTATAAAAGGTATGCAGTTGTTGGTAATGCATTTCCTTAAAGATGACACACCGTCTCCGTTGAAGAATATACTGATGCAGGCTAAAGAGCTCATTGATAAGCAGCAGTTCTTGATCATAGAAAAAAACGAAAAACCTGCAATTCTTACATTAGGACAACAGTTACATCTGGCGCATTTTATCCGGTATAATTACAAGCAAAATATGTTGGCATTGCTGGATATGTATTTTCAATTAGATGCCTGGTATGGAATGGCAATGGCTGTAAAGCAACATGGACTTGTGTTTCCTGTTTTTGTGCCTGGCGATCAGCCCGTTGTAAAAGCAACTGGCTTATATCATCTCTTATTGGAAAAACCGGTATCGTATGATATTGTATTAAGTCCGGAATCAAATTTTATTTTTCTTACGGGTGCAAACATGGCGGGTAAAAGCACTTTCATAAAATCGGTTGGCTCTGCGGTATTTTTAGCACATATTGGTATGGGAGTTCCGGCTCAGCAATTAGAGTTGAGTTTGTTTGATGGCTTATTAAGTAATATCAATGTAGTTGACAACCTGATCAAAGGAGAAAGTTATTTTTATAATGAAGTACAGCGGATAAAGGCTACTATTAATAAAGTAACAGATAAAAGAAAATGGTTGATACTGATCGATGAATTATTTAAAGGTACGAATGTTGAAGACGCAATGAAATGTTCTTCAGTAGTGATAGAAGGCTTGTTAAAGATCAAGAATTCACTATTTATTTTATCTACGCATTTATACGAAATAGGGGAAGGACTTAAAAAATATCCGAATATCAATTTTAACTATTTTGAAACTGCTGTTACCGATTCACAATTACATTTTAGTTATCAATTAAAAAAAGGGATCAGCAATGACAGGTTGGGTTATTTGATCCTTAAAAAAGAAGGAGTGGTAGATATGCTGGATAAACTCAGTTAG
- a CDS encoding dihydroorotase: MQKYLFKNIQVVNDGKISVLDVLTNGERIEKIAPIIDIKENITEINGEGKFLLPGVIDDQVHFREPGLTHKATIYTESKAAVAGGVTSFMEMPNTIPNALSIELLEDKYSIASKTSLANYSFFMGVSNDNATEALKVNTMKNNICGIKIFMGASTGNMLVDNYVTLEKIFSESNVLIATHCEDETIIRRNYERLKKEKGALSAADHPLVRDDNACFESSLSAIQLAKKHDSRLHILHISTEKELQLFSNMLPLKEKRITTEVCVHHLHFTADDYERLGYKIKCNPAIKSSNNKAALWEALLDDRLDIIATDHAPHAFEEKQGDYEHAHAGLPLVQHPLLLMLHYYKQGKISLEKIVEKMSHAVADCFQIKNRGYIREGYAADLVVVDMNTPTTVSKENILYKCGWSPLEGFTFPASIENTFVNGVMVYGKGVWNESVKGQRIAFNR, translated from the coding sequence ATGCAAAAATACCTTTTTAAGAACATACAGGTTGTAAATGATGGAAAAATCAGCGTTTTAGATGTTCTAACCAATGGCGAACGGATAGAAAAAATAGCGCCAATAATAGACATAAAGGAAAATATTACAGAGATAAACGGCGAAGGAAAATTTTTACTGCCAGGTGTTATTGACGACCAGGTACATTTCAGAGAACCGGGGCTTACTCACAAAGCAACTATATACACAGAGAGTAAAGCAGCTGTTGCCGGAGGAGTTACCAGTTTTATGGAGATGCCCAATACTATTCCTAATGCACTTTCAATTGAGTTGTTAGAAGATAAATATTCTATTGCTTCCAAAACATCATTGGCGAATTATTCATTTTTTATGGGAGTATCAAACGATAATGCCACTGAGGCATTAAAAGTGAATACCATGAAGAATAACATTTGCGGCATAAAAATATTTATGGGAGCCAGTACAGGCAATATGCTGGTAGATAATTATGTGACATTGGAAAAAATATTCAGTGAGAGTAATGTGTTGATCGCAACTCATTGCGAAGATGAAACGATCATAAGGCGGAATTACGAACGCTTAAAAAAAGAGAAAGGTGCGTTGTCGGCTGCTGATCATCCTTTGGTGAGAGATGATAATGCTTGTTTTGAATCTTCTTTGTCTGCTATCCAACTGGCAAAAAAACACGATAGCCGTTTACATATTTTGCATATCAGTACAGAAAAAGAATTACAGCTTTTCAGTAATATGCTTCCTTTAAAAGAGAAACGCATTACTACAGAAGTTTGTGTGCATCACCTTCATTTTACTGCGGATGATTACGAACGGCTGGGCTATAAAATAAAATGTAACCCGGCAATAAAATCTTCTAATAACAAAGCTGCTTTATGGGAAGCCTTGCTGGATGACAGGTTGGATATAATTGCTACAGACCATGCCCCGCATGCATTCGAAGAGAAACAGGGAGATTATGAACATGCGCATGCAGGGTTGCCGTTAGTACAACATCCGCTGTTGCTGATGTTACATTATTACAAACAGGGAAAAATTTCATTGGAAAAAATAGTAGAGAAAATGAGTCATGCTGTTGCAGATTGTTTTCAAATAAAAAACAGAGGTTATATCCGGGAAGGATATGCTGCGGATCTGGTAGTTGTTGATATGAATACACCTACAACGGTTAGTAAAGAAAATATTTTATATAAATGCGGTTGGAGTCCGTTGGAAGGGTTCACATTTCCGGCAAGCATCGAAAATACTTTTGTAAATGGTGTAATGGTTTATGGAAAAGGAGTGTGGAATGAATCTGTAAAAGGACAACGGATAGCATTTAATAGATAA